In the Drosophila takahashii strain IR98-3 E-12201 chromosome 3R, DtakHiC1v2, whole genome shotgun sequence genome, one interval contains:
- the LOC108062728 gene encoding phospholipase A2 inhibitor-like, which translates to MVYTKTIALASAFLCIMIMTPMAQSPPLIEECGCIISLRDAKMSADCSIATDLKCLAELRNVQILNISGIGLTEVPEDLNSTGFENIFHLDLSNNNISNIPSWKFDAMPQLHSINLSYNHITKLPDEACRINSV; encoded by the coding sequence ACCATCGCTTTGGCCAGCGCTTTCCTCTGTATAATGATAATGACACCAATGGCACAATCTCCTCCACTCATCGAAGAATGCGGCTGCATCATTTCCCTTCGAGATGCCAAAATGAGCGCAGACTGCAGTATTGCAACTGATCTCAAGTGCTTGGCTGAACTGCGTAACGTTCAAATCTTGAATATTTCCGGAATTGGTCTTACAGAAGTGCCGGAAGATCTGAATTCAACAGGATTCGAGAACATTTTTCACCTAGATCTCTCAAACAACAACATATCCAATATCCCGAGCTGGAAGTTCGATGCAATGCCACAGCTGCACAGCATAAATTTGAGCTATAATCATATCACAAAACTGCCCGACGAAGCGTGCCGCATAAATTCTGTCTGA
- the LOC138913311 gene encoding uncharacterized protein: MKSRSRLKANITRCLSWAEQSESATQTEITTRIQLLHDVWKEFNEFGDAIAVHEEVEGYVDPEIDNAIYEEKYLRAIAILKDRSDALQPSTSTGITNGSNGLHSNNDAIVNLLQQNQQLFERLAANQASSSTPVQVGGDVTLANLSSVFAANSNQSELPKIQIKRFSGNYTEWPSFQDIYENTIHNKQHLSNTQKFHHLKTLLVDEAANLVRHLAITETAYNTAWERLKERYNRPRHIVNSFLEQFMSLPTTTKVDASILRKVSDGANEIVRGLDAVNQMGRDCWIIYLALEKLDADTRRRWIERSMDTDSPTLEEFFKFLDSRCEELELSKRELATGGKTITHAEKPKRVTQSMVAVEGSGCTKCNSAEHTLYSCPLFLDMSGMQRRSFVKEKSLCYNCLRSGHGVSKCKSTYKCRQCKGNHHSLLHVQANPQAIGNLAQIAGEDERNTSASNNTSVTLSHFAQGEGTQSAVCAQGTAKSAQESEVKRSILPTAMVYVQNAKGDHVTCRLLLDTGSELSYVSERCIQALGLTRSASRILVTGISSVKADTTRGCSTLHIKSRISEDQLIVYAHVLGRITSSLERQNIDASALKVFKDLQLADTEFNTNSPVDILLGSEHVWSVFTGRKMYDNKGNLIAISSVFGWVITSLITPSPSNACALTTTVDIGATLQKFWELENVQSSAKLEPEDDQVEKHFLTTHSRDENGKYIVELPFNTENPEFGETLQGALKRFKSVERRLQQNEQLRTQYVHFMKEYTNLGHMREVPPEENATGDQFYLPHHPVLGRKLRVVFDGSFRDANGKALNDTLFTGPSIQRDLFAVCLRFRMYKFAFSADIVKMFRQIWVNEKHRNFQKIVWREDPSDPIKHFQLCTVSYGTSCAPFLAVRVLEQLAIDHQEEYPNASKILLEDFYVDDVLTGSNSEDELLRNRNELVQLMSCANLELGKWVSNTPCIQTNDGDTQSAQTSPVKVLGLYWHPGKDILTYNVGLAANPDCTKRQVLSDVSRIFDPLGLLAPIVIQFKILFQKLWLLNLDWDDPLPTKLADNWLKWRADLDTLQKFRLPRFVPNDPDNIELHGFSDASTKAYAAVVYSRVTNDDGSISVSIVAAKTRVAPLKQQSLPRLELCAALLLSQLIRSITSGLRHKNITVFGWSDSSIVLSWLSYAPAQLKTFVGNRTSEILDTIPRSAWRHVDSKTNPADCASRGLMAADLIDFHLWWNGPQWLRDKDQYLTNAFKEKSNPTAWLH; encoded by the exons ATGAAGAGCCGTTCCAGGCTCAAGGCTAACATCACACGTTGTCTCTCATGGGCAGAGCAATCGGAATCTGCAACACAGACAGAGATCACCACGCGCATACAACTTCTCCACGATGTTTGGAAGGAGTTCAACGAGTTCGGCGATGCCATTGCTGTCCACGAGGAAGTGGAAGGTTACGTCGATCCGGAGATCGATAATGCGATTTACGAAGAAAAGTACCTAAGGGCGATCGCAATTCTCAAGGACAGAAGTGATGCTCTACAACCGAGTACATCTACAGGCATTACGAATGGCAGCAACGGTCTGCATTCCAACAACGACGCAATTGTCAATTTGCTGCAACAAAACCAACAACTATTTGAGCGACTGGCTGCAAATCAGGCTAGCTCGAGCACGCCGGTTCAAGTTGGTGGTGACGTCACTTTGGCGAATTTAAGTTCGGTATTCGCGGCGAATTCTAATCAGAGCGAATTgccaaaaattcaaatcaagCGGTTCTCTGGCAACTACACAGAGTGGCCCTCCTTTCAAGACATCTATGAAAACACAATTCATAACAAGCAGCATTTGTCCAACACACAGAAGTTCCATCACTTGAAAACACTTCTTGTTGATGAGGCTGCCAACTTGGTACGGCACTTGGCCATTACGGAGACTGCTTACAACACAGCTTGGGAACGTCTTAAGGAGAGGTACAATCGTCCACGGCACATTGTAAACTCATTTTTGGAGCAGTTTATGAGCCTACCAACAACTACAAAGGTAGATGCATCAATTCTACGGAAGGTGTCAGACGGAGCAAACGAAATTGTTCGCGGATTGGATGCGGTCAACCAGATGGGCCGCGATTGCTGGATCATCTATCTGGCGCTGGAGAAACTAGACGCTGACACGCGGCGCAGGTGGATTGAGCGCAGCATGGACACGGATTCACCAACTCTCGAGGAATTCTTCAAGTTTCTCGATTCTCGTTGCGAGGAACTGGAGCTGAGTAAAAGGGAGCTTGCTACTGGTGGCAAGACAATAACACAtgcagaaaaaccaaaaagggtCACACAATCGATGGTTGCGGTCGAAGGCAGTGGCTGCACCAAATGTAATTCTGCAGAACACACTCTGTACAGCTGTCCGCTGTTCTTGGATATGTCCGGGATGCAGAGGCGATCCTTCGTAAAGGAGAAATCACTGTGCTACAACTGCTTGCGATCTGGTCATGGGGTCAGCAAGTGCAAGTCGACATACAAATGTAGGCAATGCAAGGGAAATCATCACTCCCTTCTTCATGTCCAAGCGAATCCACAGGCTATTGGGAATCTTGCCCAGATAGCAGGGGAGGACGAGCGAAACACAAGCGCGTCCAACAACACATCGGTGACTCTCAGTCATTTCGCCCAAGGAGAGGGCACTCAATCGGCTGTATGTGCACAGGGCACTGCAAAATCTGCACAGGAATCGGAAGTAAAGCGAAGCATATTACCAACTGCCATGGTTTATGTTCAAAACGCAAAGGGTGACCACGTAACATGCCGTCTCTTATTGGACACGGGCTCCGAGCTTTCCTACGTATCCGAGCGTTGCATCCAAGCACTCGGATTGACACGGTCGGCATCACGCATCTTGGTTACCGGAATCTCTTCGGTGAAAGCAGACACGACCAGGGGATGCAGCACCTTGCATATCAAGTCTCGTATCTCCGAGGATCAGTTGATTGTCTACGCCCACGTGCTAGGCAGGATCACTTCTTCGCTTGAAAGgcaaaacatcgatgcatcggCGCTCAAGGTTTTCAAGGATCTGCAGTTGGCGGATACTGAATTCAACACAAACTCACCTGTTGACATTCTGTTGGGCAGCGAACACGTATGGTCAGTGTTTACAGGACGAAAGATGTACGACAACAAGGGTAATCTTATCGCCATTTCTTCGGTGTTCGGATGGGTAATAACTTCACTCATCACACCGAGTCCAAGCAACGCTTGTGCGCTGACTACAACAGTGGACATAGGCGCCACGCTTCAGAAGTTTTGGGAACTAGAAAACGTTCAAAGCAGCGCAAAACTGGAACCGGAGGATGATCAAGTCGAGAAGCACTTTCTCACCACTCACAGTCGCGATGAAAACGGGAAGTATATCGTGGAACTTCCATTCAACACTGAAAACCCCGAATTCGGAGAAACTCTACAAGGAGCGCTAAAACGCTTTAAATCGGTTGAGCGGCGGCTGCAACAGAACGAGCAGCTGCGTACGCAGTACGTACACTTTATGAAGGAGTACACAAATCTGGGGCACATGCGAGAGGTACCACCGGAGGAAAACGCTACTGGAGATCAGTTTTATCTACCACATCACCCAGTGCTGGGTCGGAAGCTACGAGTAGTTTTCGATGGATCTTTTCGCGACGCCAATGGTAAGGCTTTAAATGACACCCTGTTTACAGGGCCCAGTATCCAGCGCGATCTATTCGCTGTGTGCCTTCGTTTTCGAATGTACAAATTTGCATTCTCAGCGGACATCGTAAAAATGTTCCGCCAAATATGGGTCAACGAAAAGCACAGAAACTTCCAGAAAATCGTTTGGAGAGAAGATCCATCCGATCCCATCAAGCATTTCCAATTGTGCACGGTATCCTACGGAACTTCGTGCGCGCCATTCCTGGCGGTGCGAGTGCTGGAACAACTTGCTATCGATCATCAAGAGGAATACCCAAATGCGTCGAAAATCCTGCTGGAGGATTTTTATGTCGATGATGTTCTTACTGGGTCAAACAGTGAGGATGAGCTACTTCGAAACCGAAACGAGCTGGTTCAGCTGATGTCTTGCGCCAACCTTGAGCTCGGGAAATGGGTATCGAATACACCATGCATACAGACGAACGATGGCGACACACAATCTGCACAAACGTCACCAGTAAAGGTTCTCGGACTGTACTGGCATCCTGGAAAAGACATTCTAACGTATAATGTCGGTCTTGCTGCAAATCCTGATTGCACAAAGAGACAAGTCTTGTCCGACGTCTCGAGGATATTTGATCCTCTCGGACTCTTGGCACCCATTGTCATTCAATTCAAAATCCTTTTCCAAAAGCTCTGGCTCTTGAATTTGGACTGGGATGACCCACTCCCAACTAAACTGGCGGACAACTGGCTGAAGTGGAGAGCAGATCTGGACACTCTTCAAAAATTCCGACTACCACGATTTGTTCCCAACGACCCGGACAACATCGAACTCCACGGATTTTCGGATGCTTCAACCAAGGCGTATGCTGCTGTGGTGTACAGCAGAGTTACAAACGACGATGGATCCATCTCGGTGTCCATTGTGGCTGCGAAAACAAGGGTGGCTCCACTGAAACAACAATCCTTGCCACGTCTGGAACTTTGCGCAGCACTTCTCCTCAGCCAACTGATTCGTTCGATCACATCTGGTTTACGCCACAAGAACATAACTGTTTTTGGCTGGTCCGACTCTTCAATAGTGCTCTCCTGGCTATCGTATGCGCCAGCCCAACTCAAGACATTTGTTGGAAACAGAACCTCGGAAATCCTTGACACCATTCCAAGGAGTGCTTGGCGTCACGTCGATTCCAAAACAAACCCAGCTGACTGTGCGTCCAGGGGACTGATGGCTGCTGATCTCATCGACTTCCATTTGTGGTGGAATGGGCCTCAATGGCTACGGGACAAGGATCAGTACCTG ACAAACGCATTCAAGGAGAAGTCAAATCCAACTGCTTGGCTACATTAA